The nucleotide window GCAGTGACGCCGCAGGGTAGTAGGCTCCCCTCACCCCTGAGGGCCTCCTCGGCCCCGGCGTCCACGGAGATCTTGCCCCTCGGGCTAGCATAAAGGATCCATCTCTCCCGGTTGGAGTACGTGGAACGAGCTGAGAACAGGGTGCCGATATCTTCGCCCTTCACAACCCGCAGGATCACATCTTCCGTCCGCCCGTTGGCGATGATTGTGTTGCAACCTGCGCCCATGGCGATCCGGGCGGCGTTTATCTTGCTTTTCATTCCGCCTTTTGAACGTCCGTTGCGCCCGTCCCCGGCCATCATCTCGATGTCCTTGGTTATCTCATCCACCGTATGAATGAAGTGAGCGTCCGGGTCGATGTCCGGGTTGCGGTCGTAGAGGCCGTCAACGTCCGTGAGCAGTAGAAGGAGGTCGGCATCCACCTTGCTGGATACCAGTGCGGAAAGCTTGTCGTTGTCCCCGAAGGTATCACCGATCTCGTCCGTGGAGATCACGTCGTTCTCGTTGATCACCGGGACCACCGCCAGCCCGAACAGGGCGTCCACGGTCTTGCGCAGGTTGAGATACACCTTGCGGTCGGAGAAGGTGTTGTAGGTTAGCAGTAATTGACCGACAGATTTTCCGTATTCGGCGAAGACCTTACGATAGGTGAGCATGAGGGTCGCCTGACCTACGGCGGCGCAGGCCTGCTTATGGGCTATGTCCTTCTGCGGTCCGTCCAGACCAAGTTCGCTGCTACCGGAACCGATGGCACCGGAGGTGACTATGATCGATTGTATGCCCAGCTTCTCCAGCTCGACCACCTGTCGGGCCACGCCAGCCAAGTATTCGGAATCGACCTGTCCGTCCTCACCGCAAATGGTGTTGGTCCCGATCTTTATGACGACGCGCGTGACGCTGATGTCCCTCATAGCAATTTCCTGTGAGTGAACGACCTTCCCTTTTCCCCGGAGTAATCGGCCACGATTTGTCCGGAGCCATTTAGGCGGTATTTGTAAATTGTCAGCCCTTCCAGTCCGACCGGTCCGCGAGCATGGGTCTTGTTGGTGCTGATGCCCACCTCTGCCCCCAATCCATAGCGGTATCCGTCAGCGAACCGTGTTGAGCAGTTCCACATGACCGACGAGGAATCCACTTCGTCCATGAAGTGCCGGGCGCTACGCTCGTCGTTGGTGATGATGGCGTCGGTGTGGTGCGAGCCATAGCGGTTGATGTGGGCAATAGCCTCATCCAACGAGGATACGACCTTGACGGACAGGACGAGGTCATTGTATTCCTTTGTCCAATCATCGTCCGTAGCCTCGTTCATTTCAACGATGCTACGAGCGGATGCATCCCCCCTCAGCTCCACCCCTGCCCGACCGTATAGTTCCGCCATGGCTGGCAGGAAGCTTAGGGCGACGTTCTCATGGACCAGCAAAGTTTCCATGGCATTGCAGACGGCGGGATACTGTATCTTGGAGTCGAGGCAGACCCTCAGGGCCATCTCCAGGTCGGCCTTCTCGTCCACATAGGTGTGGCAGATGCCGTCGGCATGCCCCAGAACAGGGATCTTGGTATGCGACTGGATGAACTTCACCAGCTGGTTGGAACCCCGGGGGATTATGAGGTCGACATACTGGTCCATGGCCAACAGCTTGTTGACCTCCTCCCTGGTGGAGAGCAGCTGGACCGCTCCCTCGAACCGCTGGTCCACATCGACCACCGCTTTCACGATGACCTTGGCCAACGTCTCGTTCGTATGATGTGCTTCAGAACCGCCCTTCAGGATGACGGCGTTACCGGACTTCAGGCAGAGCGACGATATCTGCACCAAGGCCTCCGGGCGGGATTCGAAGATGACGCCGATCACGCCAATGGGGCAGGTGGTCCTCTCCAAAATTAGGCCATGATCCAACTCCATGCGGGATACGACCTCGCCAATGGGGTCCTCCTGTTTTATCAATGAGCGCAGGGATTCCACGGACTCATCGATCTTGGAACGGTCATAACGCAATCGTTTGAGGAGGACCTTCCCCAATCCTGCCTTCTCCCCTTCCCGTAGATCGGCCTCATTGGCATCAATGATGATGTCAGCGTTATCGGAAAGGGCAGATGCTATTTCCTGGAGGGCTTCGTTTCTAACGGCCTGGGACAGGCTCTGCAAACGGTACGACGCCTCTTTGGCGTTCTTGGCGGCTAGCTCCACGGCGTCCATGATAGACAATGGCATGTCGGAATATGGCATAATCCTTTCGTCTGACGAAACAGGTTCGCAGAAAAAGAGATCGGAACGATATCTGAACGGAAGAGGTATCTTAGGATGGTATCCCAGACGGGCTCACAATGATGTCTTTACTAGATAGTAATAGACGGAATTGTTATTTCTCTTATCCTTCAGGACGCCGGTTTTCTTGAGCTCCTGGATGGCGTTCATGCACTGGGCCTTCGGCAATTTGGACAGGGAGGTGGCCTTCTCGGCGCTGACCGCCTTGTCTTCGGAGACGATTCCGCCTCTCAACAATGAGTTGAATAATTTCTCCACTTGAGGGGATACCATGAACATCTCGAGATTTTTTACCATTTATTATAGATTGCGGTCCCTTTTCATTATTATTCTAACTGCCATTTATATCATGACCCCGACAATCGGGTCTATGTCTAACGAATAGTGGAAAAAATGTGCATGTGTCTCGTGGATATCCCGGTCGAAGCTAGGCGGTATCTGTTTGGGGCGATGTCCGATCAAAGCTATCGCTATTGGTTCAAGAGGGAACTTCCTTGACCCGGTCTCAGATCTTGCCCGCTTCCGATGCGGCCCTGACCTTGTTCACATCCAGCAGTTCATGGCGGTTCAGCAGGGATAATCCAGAATTCTTGCCAAGTATCTCTACTGCCAGTATCTTGTCTGGGTCTTCCAGGTCCACCCGTCCATGGTTCAGAGGGTCGGTCAGCTGAACGATCAGCTCGTCATGATGCTCTTCGAAGTGACGCTTGTGCAGATGCATCATCCAGGTCTCGTTCTCTCCTATTCCCCGGCCCAGTTCAATGGCGGTGGAACGCAGTTCCCCGATCTCTGAGGGCACCCATGTCTCAATGGGCACCCAGTGATAGGTGTATAGGAACTGCGACGGGTCCTCAAGACACATGCGCTTCAGCTGGGAAACGAGAACTCTGGCCATTCCGCCGACCTGTGCCAGGAAGACACCTTCCACCTCACACAGGTCCAGCTTCTCCACGTAAGCTCCCAGGTCCTTCATTCGTTCCCTGATCTC belongs to Methanomassiliicoccales archaeon and includes:
- the proB gene encoding glutamate 5-kinase, which encodes MRDISVTRVVIKIGTNTICGEDGQVDSEYLAGVARQVVELEKLGIQSIIVTSGAIGSGSSELGLDGPQKDIAHKQACAAVGQATLMLTYRKVFAEYGKSVGQLLLTYNTFSDRKVYLNLRKTVDALFGLAVVPVINENDVISTDEIGDTFGDNDKLSALVSSKVDADLLLLLTDVDGLYDRNPDIDPDAHFIHTVDEITKDIEMMAGDGRNGRSKGGMKSKINAARIAMGAGCNTIIANGRTEDVILRVVKGEDIGTLFSARSTYSNRERWILYASPRGKISVDAGAEEALRGEGSLLPCGVTAVEGRFKEGDVVRLGTFAKGVVNFPSGEIMQLKDACEKEKKKGNGKVHNDSVVVDHCNIVFHE
- a CDS encoding glutamate-5-semialdehyde dehydrogenase, with amino-acid sequence MPYSDMPLSIMDAVELAAKNAKEASYRLQSLSQAVRNEALQEIASALSDNADIIIDANEADLREGEKAGLGKVLLKRLRYDRSKIDESVESLRSLIKQEDPIGEVVSRMELDHGLILERTTCPIGVIGVIFESRPEALVQISSLCLKSGNAVILKGGSEAHHTNETLAKVIVKAVVDVDQRFEGAVQLLSTREEVNKLLAMDQYVDLIIPRGSNQLVKFIQSHTKIPVLGHADGICHTYVDEKADLEMALRVCLDSKIQYPAVCNAMETLLVHENVALSFLPAMAELYGRAGVELRGDASARSIVEMNEATDDDWTKEYNDLVLSVKVVSSLDEAIAHINRYGSHHTDAIITNDERSARHFMDEVDSSSVMWNCSTRFADGYRYGLGAEVGISTNKTHARGPVGLEGLTIYKYRLNGSGQIVADYSGEKGRSFTHRKLL